A genome region from Chlorobaculum tepidum TLS includes the following:
- a CDS encoding pentapeptide repeat-containing protein has product MAEKKHLDRLKAGVASWNHWRKAQPEVRPDLSQADFSAADLKGIDLSEADLVGATFAKATLSGADLRGADLRGADLSGARLDGVNLSRSTIDLSTRYDGVTGCQIGVNGLYSPSTDSAALMRLDPPGNSMQGANAEAVVESLRQARKLHTFSVILAGIAMLFIVIKPKTITLPYLAGSFKFDDFSYAFLATILSAALLSQVVSFIDSALQGARYLNDRRAAMLVGHFPWLLSKYESDPANKRQSRVLRFFMIFHPLIYLYFFVQWSALAIGDWDSVIRHYQQMPIIFGEYLLPVVYVILIRICLHLFRLSEGFQKPILFDAETERSRRTDMERLTEAIERQSALTAELVDVLKKREGKS; this is encoded by the coding sequence ATGGCTGAAAAGAAACATCTCGACAGGCTGAAAGCTGGAGTCGCAAGCTGGAACCACTGGCGCAAAGCGCAGCCGGAAGTCCGGCCCGACCTCAGCCAGGCCGATTTCAGCGCCGCCGACCTGAAAGGCATCGATCTTTCGGAGGCCGACCTCGTCGGCGCGACTTTCGCGAAAGCGACGCTCTCCGGCGCGGATTTGCGCGGGGCCGATCTTCGCGGAGCCGACCTGTCGGGCGCGCGGCTCGACGGCGTCAATCTGAGCCGCAGCACCATCGATCTCTCCACGCGCTACGATGGCGTGACCGGATGCCAGATCGGCGTCAACGGCCTCTACTCGCCATCGACCGACTCGGCGGCCCTGATGCGCCTCGATCCGCCCGGCAACTCCATGCAGGGCGCCAACGCCGAGGCGGTCGTCGAAAGTTTGCGCCAAGCGCGCAAGCTGCACACCTTTTCGGTGATTCTTGCCGGAATCGCGATGCTTTTCATCGTCATCAAGCCCAAAACCATCACCCTGCCATATCTGGCCGGATCGTTCAAGTTTGATGACTTCAGCTATGCTTTTCTGGCCACCATTCTCTCGGCGGCGCTCCTGAGCCAGGTGGTTTCATTCATCGACTCGGCGCTGCAAGGCGCGCGCTACCTCAACGACCGCCGCGCGGCGATGCTGGTCGGCCACTTTCCGTGGCTGCTCTCCAAATACGAAAGCGACCCGGCGAACAAGCGTCAGTCAAGGGTCCTGCGCTTTTTTATGATTTTTCATCCGCTGATCTACCTCTACTTTTTCGTCCAGTGGAGTGCGCTCGCCATCGGCGACTGGGATTCGGTCATCCGGCACTACCAGCAGATGCCGATTATTTTTGGCGAATACCTCCTGCCGGTCGTCTATGTCATTCTGATCCGCATCTGCCTGCACCTCTTCCGTCTCTCCGAAGGTTTCCAGAAGCCGATCCTTTTCGACGCCGAAACCGAACGCAGCCGCCGCACCGACATGGAACGCCTTACCGAAGCCATCGAGCGCCAGTCCGCCCTTACCGCCGAGCTGGTGGATGTACTGAAAAAGAGGGAGGGGAAGAGTTGA
- the nadA gene encoding quinolinate synthase NadA, with the protein MTIATDMHKEAAGLSTEALLRRVQALKKEMNAIILAHYYTLPEIQQAADIVGDSLALARAAEKTSADVIVFAGVYFMAETAKILNPGKMVLMPDPGAGCPLADSCPEEEFRAFRQAHPDAIAITYVNSSAAIKKLSDIICTSSNAEHIVRQIPPEQQIIFGPDRNLGAWVMKRTGRDMLLWQGFCYVHDAYSEVYMIQAKAMYPDAELIAHPECREEVLRQASFVGSTSALLDYTEKSPRKSFIVATEPGILYEMEKRSPGKVFIPAPKDPANPRSVCKQMKQNTLDKLYLCMVNRSPEITVDESLREGALKSIKRMLEMSA; encoded by the coding sequence ATGACCATAGCGACCGATATGCACAAAGAGGCGGCGGGCCTTTCGACCGAAGCGCTGCTCCGGCGGGTGCAGGCTCTCAAGAAGGAGATGAACGCGATTATCCTTGCCCACTACTACACCCTGCCGGAAATCCAGCAGGCGGCGGACATCGTGGGCGACAGCCTCGCCCTGGCGCGGGCGGCGGAGAAGACGTCGGCGGACGTGATCGTTTTCGCCGGGGTGTACTTCATGGCCGAGACCGCCAAGATTCTCAATCCTGGCAAGATGGTGCTCATGCCCGATCCGGGCGCGGGCTGCCCGCTGGCCGACAGTTGCCCGGAGGAGGAGTTCCGCGCCTTCCGCCAGGCGCATCCCGACGCCATTGCCATTACCTACGTCAACTCGTCGGCGGCGATCAAGAAGCTTTCGGACATCATCTGCACCTCGTCGAACGCCGAGCATATCGTGCGGCAGATTCCGCCGGAGCAGCAGATCATCTTCGGTCCTGACCGCAACCTCGGCGCATGGGTGATGAAGCGCACCGGGCGCGACATGCTGCTCTGGCAGGGCTTCTGCTATGTGCACGACGCCTACTCCGAGGTTTACATGATCCAAGCCAAGGCGATGTATCCGGATGCGGAATTGATCGCTCATCCCGAGTGCCGCGAGGAGGTGCTGCGTCAGGCTTCGTTCGTTGGCTCGACCTCGGCCCTGCTCGATTACACCGAAAAGAGTCCGCGCAAAAGCTTCATCGTGGCAACCGAGCCGGGCATTCTTTACGAAATGGAGAAACGCTCGCCGGGCAAGGTTTTCATTCCTGCGCCCAAAGACCCGGCCAATCCGCGCAGCGTCTGCAAGCAGATGAAGCAGAACACGCTTGACAAGCTCTATCTCTGCATGGTGAACCGCTCGCCCGAGATCACCGTTGACGAGAGCCTGCGCGAAGGGGCGCTGAAGTCGATCAAAAGAATGCTCGAAATGTCCGCCTGA